One window from the genome of Methylophaga thalassica encodes:
- a CDS encoding c-type cytochrome, producing MKKLLKMVMLGVAVTMSAQAMAAGDINAGKQKAAVCAACHGTDGNSLSDAFPKLAGQNAGYLEKQLANFKSGERQNALMAPMVANLSEQDMADLAAYFASKKMAPGAVSEDLVEAGEKIFRAGNKETGVPACMACHGPNGNGVPAAKWPKLSSQYSTYVEAQLHAFAKGERANDPNGMMRDVASKMSEAEIKAVSAYVFGLK from the coding sequence ATGAAAAAATTATTGAAGATGGTCATGCTTGGCGTGGCAGTTACGATGAGTGCTCAGGCAATGGCGGCTGGTGATATTAACGCTGGTAAGCAAAAAGCGGCTGTTTGTGCGGCTTGCCATGGTACAGATGGAAATAGTTTGTCAGATGCCTTTCCTAAATTAGCCGGACAAAATGCCGGATACCTCGAAAAACAATTAGCTAATTTTAAAAGCGGTGAGCGTCAAAACGCATTGATGGCACCGATGGTGGCGAATTTATCAGAGCAAGATATGGCCGATTTAGCGGCCTATTTTGCCAGTAAAAAAATGGCGCCTGGTGCCGTTTCTGAAGATTTAGTCGAAGCTGGTGAAAAAATCTTCCGTGCGGGTAATAAAGAAACTGGCGTTCCTGCGTGTATGGCATGTCATGGTCCAAATGGTAATGGTGTGCCAGCAGCAAAGTGGCCTAAATTATCATCACAATACAGCACCTATGTGGAAGCTCAACTTCATGCTTTTGCTAAAGGGGAAAGAGCCAATGACCCTAACGGCATGATGCGTGATGTGGCTAGCAAAATGAGTGAAGCTGAAATTAAAGCGGTTTCTGCTTATGTCTTTGGTTTGAAATAA
- the yihA gene encoding ribosome biogenesis GTP-binding protein YihA/YsxC, whose protein sequence is MSQLYRKAYYNGSATELSQLPEDSGYEVAFAGRSNAGKSSAINCITGISALARTSKTPGRTQMINFFSFDDQRALVDLPGYGYAKVPEKMKLKWQHTLAQYLETRQCLRGMMLMMDIRHPLKPFDIQMLTWANQADLPVHILLTKSDKLKKGAGKQSLLSVRNELQKLSLKASVQLFSSLNKSGKEEAIQKLDDWFEVTDDAIPPTVD, encoded by the coding sequence ATGTCACAACTATATAGAAAAGCTTATTATAACGGCAGTGCCACCGAGCTGTCCCAGCTACCGGAAGATAGTGGGTATGAGGTTGCGTTTGCTGGCAGGTCAAATGCCGGAAAATCCAGTGCAATCAATTGCATAACAGGCATCAGCGCGCTAGCAAGGACAAGTAAAACGCCAGGTCGCACACAAATGATCAACTTCTTCAGCTTTGATGATCAGCGAGCTTTAGTCGATCTTCCCGGCTATGGCTATGCCAAAGTCCCTGAAAAAATGAAGTTAAAATGGCAGCATACTTTGGCTCAATATCTAGAAACACGTCAGTGTTTGCGGGGAATGATGCTAATGATGGATATTCGTCATCCATTGAAGCCATTTGATATACAAATGCTCACCTGGGCTAATCAGGCGGATTTACCGGTTCATATACTGCTGACTAAGTCTGACAAACTCAAAAAAGGTGCCGGTAAACAAAGCTTATTATCTGTAAGAAATGAATTGCAAAAACTGTCATTAAAAGCTTCTGTGCAGCTTTTTTCCTCGCTCAACAAATCTGGTAAAGAGGAAGCTATTCAAAAGCTAGATGACTGGTTTGAAGTCACTGATGATGCGATCCCCCCTACTGTTGACTAG